One window from the genome of Malus domestica chromosome 01, GDT2T_hap1 encodes:
- the LOC103441283 gene encoding protein MEN-8: protein MASFKSPINSFSCFQAATTLVLLIALSLSVHTQKADAQSSSCSAALSSLNVCAPFVVPGSTNTNPNSDCCGALQAVHPECLCNAARVAARLPAQCNLSPITCG, encoded by the coding sequence atGGCATCCTTCAAGTCTCCTATCAACTCCTTCAGCTGCTTCCAAGCTGCTACAACCCTTGTGTTGTTGATTGCCCTGAGCCTCTCAGTGCACACTCAGAAGGCTGATGCTCAGAGCAGCAGTTGCTCGGCCGCGCTGAGCAGCCTAAATGTGTGCGCACCTTTTGTGGTGCCTGGCTCCACCAACACCAATCCGAACTCTGACTGCTGTGGCGCGCTCCAAGCCGTCCATCCTGAATGCCTTTGCAACGCTGCCAGGGTCGCCGCTCGCCTCCCCGCCCAGTGCAATCTCTCCCCCATCACTTGTGGTTAG
- the LOC103440302 gene encoding protein FAR1-RELATED SEQUENCE 9-like isoform X2, whose amino-acid sequence MEREDEDFGSLHEGVMDVGLQTANRLVGFNVRKDWVNRSKVHGQVVSRKFTCSREGYRQNDKRDANVKKRRKETRTGCLAHVIITRQPDSKYRVTQFEEQHNHDNINPSIAQMLPPQRESSVPQAADSVEDFGPLSKLAFDLMSRRPRIRESADSFAFDFDNHLQSERTRDTKEGEVGRLLHYFQRQHFENPSFFYAIQVDTDDKVSNIFWADDNMVSDYEHFGDVVCLDSVFRTDTKCLPFVQFIGVNHHKQVVIFSAALLYDGTVQSFEWLFQTFLETMSGKKPKVIHTDQDPALVEAINSVLPETDHRICTWQMCHSSLKHLHHVVEDTEAFANDFTSCIYDHKDEDDFVRAWGDMLDNYGLRKNDWLKWMFREREKWAVVYDRNTFFVDMKGSHLVESLFNDLRKYLSSDPDVLHFFKHFERVVDEQRCKEIEASVEMNRCIPRLMGNVILLRHASNVYTPRAFQVFQRGYEKSLDIVVNQCSENDSLFEYKTNIFGKSTEHTVTFNSSDDIVICSCKKFESVGFLCSHALKVLDHRNIKVLPSKYILKRWTKDARLGSARVSDAISDNPKLIVGSRYKILCHRILMLPARASESEEAFQFAVRQLDQVMEGVEKILTLSPEDAQAFTSSRTAANVSDTEHAKIFLDEFGIDNQDDNRVKGAEEKDGAVLDRGPLTNVNGEYNASIQNTGSCISSLLLYASPQAATENAIIQGLYNFETNQVVQCMHEQDNLVINQQTDPNMFFSNEHDSPGHSQLLEEPLINGVYQEPVSSTPEVRQAMDLDVQTPSSFLVFDGR is encoded by the exons ATGGAAAGGGAGGATGAAGATTTTGGTAGTCTTCATGAGGGTGTCATGGATGTCGGACTTCAAACGGCAAATAG GTTGGTGGGTTTTAATGTTCGAAAAGACTGGGTCAATAGGAGTAAGGTACATGGCCAGGTGGTATCGAGGAAGTTCACTTGCTCTAGAGAAGGTTATCGACAGAATGACAAAAGAGATGCTAATGTAAAGAAACGTCGCAAGGAAACAAGAACTGGTTGCTTGGCGCATGTTATTATTACTCGTCAACCTGATAGTAAATACCGGGTTACGCAATTTGAAGAACAACACAATCATGACAATATAAATCCAAGTATTGCTCAAATGTTACCACCACAAAGAGAATCCAGTGTTCCTCAAGCAGCTGACTCGGTAGAAGATTTCGGGCCACTGTCGAAATTGGCATTTGACTTGATGAGTAGACGACCTAGAATAAGGGAATCTGCTGATAGTTTTGCCTTTGATTTTGACAATCATCTTCAATCTGAAAGGACTCGAGATACGAAGGAGGGAGAGGTGGGACGTTTGCTGCATTACTTTCAAAGGCAGCACTTTGAAAACCCGTCATTTTTTTATGCAATACAGGTTGATACTGATGATAAAGTGAGTAACATATTTTGGGCTGATGATAATATGGTATCAGATTATGAACATTTTGGGGATGTGGTTTGTCTGGACTCAGTTTTCAGAACAGACACCAAGTGTCTGCCATTTGTACAGTTTATAGGTGTAAATCATCACAAACAGGTAGTTATTTTTTCTGCTGCACTTTTGTATGATGGCACTGTTCAATCCTTTGAGTGGCTATTTCAAACTTTCTTGGAGACAATGTCAGGGAAGAAACCAAAGGTCATTCATACTGATCAAGATCCAGCACTTGTTGAGGCAATAAATTCAGTCTTACCAGAAACAGACCATCGCATATGCACATGGCAAATGTGCCATAGTTCTCTCAAGCACCTTCACCATGTAGTAGAAGATACCGAGGCTTTTGCCAATGATTTCACGAGCTGTATATATGACCACAAAGATGAGGATGATTTTGTTCGTGCGTGGGGAGATATGCTGGATAATTATGGCCTTCGGAAGAATGACTGGTTAAAGTGGATGTTTAGAGAACGAGAAAAATGGGCTGTGGTATATGACAGGAATACTTTTTTTGTTGACATGAAAGGGTCACATCTGGTTGAGAGTTTATTCAATGATTTGAGAAAATACCTAAGTTCTGACCCAGATGTGCTTCATTTCTTTAAGCATTTTGAAAGGGTGGTAGATGAGCAACGTTGCAAAGAAATAGAAGCTAGTGTTGAAATGAACCGTTGTATTCCAAGACTGATGGGAAATGTGATTTTGTTAAGGCATGCAAGTAATGTTTACACTCCAAGAGCATTTCAAGTATTTCAGCGAGGATACGAGAAGTCTTTAGATATTGTTGTTAATCAATGCAGTGAGAATGACTCATTGTTTGAGTACAAAACCAACATATTTGGTAAAAGTACGGAGCACACAGTTACATTCAACTCTTCTGATGACATAGTCATTTGCAGTTGTAAGAAATTTGAGTCTGTTGGGTTTCTGTGTAGCCATGCTCTTAAAGTGCTTGATCACCGCAATATAAAGGTTCTCCCCTCCAAATATATCTTGAAGAGATGGACCAAAGATGCAAGGTTAGGGAGTGCAAGAGTGAGTGATGCCATCAGTGATAACCCTAAGCTTATTGTGGGAAGCCGTTACAAAATTCTGTGCCACCGGATTCTTATGTTACCAGCCAGGGCTTCTGAATCTGAGGAGGCTTTTCAGTTTGCTGTTAGACAACTTGATCAAGTGATGGAAGGTGTGGAGAAAATCTTAACATTAAGTCCTGAGGATGCTCAAGCTTTCACTTCAAGTCGCACGGCTGCAAATGTTTCTGATACTGAACATGCAAAGATTTTTCTAGATGAGTTTGGAATCGATAATCAGGATGACAATAGAGTAAAAGGAGCCGAGGAAAAGGATGGAGCCGTTCTAGACAGAGGTCCATTAACAAATGTTAATGGCGAATACAATGCATCCATACAAAATACTGGTTCCTGCATTTCAAGTCTGCTATTGTACGCCTCACCTCAAGCTGCAACGGAAAATGCTATTATCCAG GGTTTGTACAATTTTGAAACGAACCAGGTGGTTCAGTGCATGCACGAACAAGATAACCTGGTGATAAACCAGCAAACTGATCCTAACATGTTCTTTTCTAATGAACATGATTCACCTGGTCATTCTCAACTACTGGAG GAACCTCTGATCAATGGTGTGTACCAAGAGCCCGTATCAAGCACCCCTGAAGTGAGGCAG GCAATGGATCTCGATGTCCAAACTCCATCGTCGTTCCTGGTTTTTGATGGCAGGTAG
- the LOC103440302 gene encoding protein FAR1-RELATED SEQUENCE 5-like isoform X1 — MEREDEDFGSLHEGVMDVGLQTANRLDLNVEQVFCSPKFVSINATQPNISSIGANSIDSVLKLGSEFESDEHAYKSYKNYARLVGFNVRKDWVNRSKVHGQVVSRKFTCSREGYRQNDKRDANVKKRRKETRTGCLAHVIITRQPDSKYRVTQFEEQHNHDNINPSIAQMLPPQRESSVPQAADSVEDFGPLSKLAFDLMSRRPRIRESADSFAFDFDNHLQSERTRDTKEGEVGRLLHYFQRQHFENPSFFYAIQVDTDDKVSNIFWADDNMVSDYEHFGDVVCLDSVFRTDTKCLPFVQFIGVNHHKQVVIFSAALLYDGTVQSFEWLFQTFLETMSGKKPKVIHTDQDPALVEAINSVLPETDHRICTWQMCHSSLKHLHHVVEDTEAFANDFTSCIYDHKDEDDFVRAWGDMLDNYGLRKNDWLKWMFREREKWAVVYDRNTFFVDMKGSHLVESLFNDLRKYLSSDPDVLHFFKHFERVVDEQRCKEIEASVEMNRCIPRLMGNVILLRHASNVYTPRAFQVFQRGYEKSLDIVVNQCSENDSLFEYKTNIFGKSTEHTVTFNSSDDIVICSCKKFESVGFLCSHALKVLDHRNIKVLPSKYILKRWTKDARLGSARVSDAISDNPKLIVGSRYKILCHRILMLPARASESEEAFQFAVRQLDQVMEGVEKILTLSPEDAQAFTSSRTAANVSDTEHAKIFLDEFGIDNQDDNRVKGAEEKDGAVLDRGPLTNVNGEYNASIQNTGSCISSLLLYASPQAATENAIIQGLYNFETNQVVQCMHEQDNLVINQQTDPNMFFSNEHDSPGHSQLLEEPLINGVYQEPVSSTPEVRQAMDLDVQTPSSFLVFDGR, encoded by the exons ATGGAAAGGGAGGATGAAGATTTTGGTAGTCTTCATGAGGGTGTCATGGATGTCGGACTTCAAACGGCAAATAGGTTGGATTTGAATGTAGAGCAAGTTTTTTGCAGCCCAAAATTTGTATCTATCAATGCTACTCAGCCTAATATTTCTTCCATAGGTGCAAACAGTATAGATTCAGTTTTAAAACTTGGTTCAGAATTCGAATCTGATGAACATGCTTACAAATCTTACAAGAACTATGCCAGGTTGGTGGGTTTTAATGTTCGAAAAGACTGGGTCAATAGGAGTAAGGTACATGGCCAGGTGGTATCGAGGAAGTTCACTTGCTCTAGAGAAGGTTATCGACAGAATGACAAAAGAGATGCTAATGTAAAGAAACGTCGCAAGGAAACAAGAACTGGTTGCTTGGCGCATGTTATTATTACTCGTCAACCTGATAGTAAATACCGGGTTACGCAATTTGAAGAACAACACAATCATGACAATATAAATCCAAGTATTGCTCAAATGTTACCACCACAAAGAGAATCCAGTGTTCCTCAAGCAGCTGACTCGGTAGAAGATTTCGGGCCACTGTCGAAATTGGCATTTGACTTGATGAGTAGACGACCTAGAATAAGGGAATCTGCTGATAGTTTTGCCTTTGATTTTGACAATCATCTTCAATCTGAAAGGACTCGAGATACGAAGGAGGGAGAGGTGGGACGTTTGCTGCATTACTTTCAAAGGCAGCACTTTGAAAACCCGTCATTTTTTTATGCAATACAGGTTGATACTGATGATAAAGTGAGTAACATATTTTGGGCTGATGATAATATGGTATCAGATTATGAACATTTTGGGGATGTGGTTTGTCTGGACTCAGTTTTCAGAACAGACACCAAGTGTCTGCCATTTGTACAGTTTATAGGTGTAAATCATCACAAACAGGTAGTTATTTTTTCTGCTGCACTTTTGTATGATGGCACTGTTCAATCCTTTGAGTGGCTATTTCAAACTTTCTTGGAGACAATGTCAGGGAAGAAACCAAAGGTCATTCATACTGATCAAGATCCAGCACTTGTTGAGGCAATAAATTCAGTCTTACCAGAAACAGACCATCGCATATGCACATGGCAAATGTGCCATAGTTCTCTCAAGCACCTTCACCATGTAGTAGAAGATACCGAGGCTTTTGCCAATGATTTCACGAGCTGTATATATGACCACAAAGATGAGGATGATTTTGTTCGTGCGTGGGGAGATATGCTGGATAATTATGGCCTTCGGAAGAATGACTGGTTAAAGTGGATGTTTAGAGAACGAGAAAAATGGGCTGTGGTATATGACAGGAATACTTTTTTTGTTGACATGAAAGGGTCACATCTGGTTGAGAGTTTATTCAATGATTTGAGAAAATACCTAAGTTCTGACCCAGATGTGCTTCATTTCTTTAAGCATTTTGAAAGGGTGGTAGATGAGCAACGTTGCAAAGAAATAGAAGCTAGTGTTGAAATGAACCGTTGTATTCCAAGACTGATGGGAAATGTGATTTTGTTAAGGCATGCAAGTAATGTTTACACTCCAAGAGCATTTCAAGTATTTCAGCGAGGATACGAGAAGTCTTTAGATATTGTTGTTAATCAATGCAGTGAGAATGACTCATTGTTTGAGTACAAAACCAACATATTTGGTAAAAGTACGGAGCACACAGTTACATTCAACTCTTCTGATGACATAGTCATTTGCAGTTGTAAGAAATTTGAGTCTGTTGGGTTTCTGTGTAGCCATGCTCTTAAAGTGCTTGATCACCGCAATATAAAGGTTCTCCCCTCCAAATATATCTTGAAGAGATGGACCAAAGATGCAAGGTTAGGGAGTGCAAGAGTGAGTGATGCCATCAGTGATAACCCTAAGCTTATTGTGGGAAGCCGTTACAAAATTCTGTGCCACCGGATTCTTATGTTACCAGCCAGGGCTTCTGAATCTGAGGAGGCTTTTCAGTTTGCTGTTAGACAACTTGATCAAGTGATGGAAGGTGTGGAGAAAATCTTAACATTAAGTCCTGAGGATGCTCAAGCTTTCACTTCAAGTCGCACGGCTGCAAATGTTTCTGATACTGAACATGCAAAGATTTTTCTAGATGAGTTTGGAATCGATAATCAGGATGACAATAGAGTAAAAGGAGCCGAGGAAAAGGATGGAGCCGTTCTAGACAGAGGTCCATTAACAAATGTTAATGGCGAATACAATGCATCCATACAAAATACTGGTTCCTGCATTTCAAGTCTGCTATTGTACGCCTCACCTCAAGCTGCAACGGAAAATGCTATTATCCAG GGTTTGTACAATTTTGAAACGAACCAGGTGGTTCAGTGCATGCACGAACAAGATAACCTGGTGATAAACCAGCAAACTGATCCTAACATGTTCTTTTCTAATGAACATGATTCACCTGGTCATTCTCAACTACTGGAG GAACCTCTGATCAATGGTGTGTACCAAGAGCCCGTATCAAGCACCCCTGAAGTGAGGCAG GCAATGGATCTCGATGTCCAAACTCCATCGTCGTTCCTGGTTTTTGATGGCAGGTAG
- the LOC103440302 gene encoding protein FAR1-RELATED SEQUENCE 9-like isoform X3, with product MLPPQRESSVPQAADSVEDFGPLSKLAFDLMSRRPRIRESADSFAFDFDNHLQSERTRDTKEGEVGRLLHYFQRQHFENPSFFYAIQVDTDDKVSNIFWADDNMVSDYEHFGDVVCLDSVFRTDTKCLPFVQFIGVNHHKQVVIFSAALLYDGTVQSFEWLFQTFLETMSGKKPKVIHTDQDPALVEAINSVLPETDHRICTWQMCHSSLKHLHHVVEDTEAFANDFTSCIYDHKDEDDFVRAWGDMLDNYGLRKNDWLKWMFREREKWAVVYDRNTFFVDMKGSHLVESLFNDLRKYLSSDPDVLHFFKHFERVVDEQRCKEIEASVEMNRCIPRLMGNVILLRHASNVYTPRAFQVFQRGYEKSLDIVVNQCSENDSLFEYKTNIFGKSTEHTVTFNSSDDIVICSCKKFESVGFLCSHALKVLDHRNIKVLPSKYILKRWTKDARLGSARVSDAISDNPKLIVGSRYKILCHRILMLPARASESEEAFQFAVRQLDQVMEGVEKILTLSPEDAQAFTSSRTAANVSDTEHAKIFLDEFGIDNQDDNRVKGAEEKDGAVLDRGPLTNVNGEYNASIQNTGSCISSLLLYASPQAATENAIIQGLYNFETNQVVQCMHEQDNLVINQQTDPNMFFSNEHDSPGHSQLLEEPLINGVYQEPVSSTPEVRQAMDLDVQTPSSFLVFDGR from the exons ATGTTACCACCACAAAGAGAATCCAGTGTTCCTCAAGCAGCTGACTCGGTAGAAGATTTCGGGCCACTGTCGAAATTGGCATTTGACTTGATGAGTAGACGACCTAGAATAAGGGAATCTGCTGATAGTTTTGCCTTTGATTTTGACAATCATCTTCAATCTGAAAGGACTCGAGATACGAAGGAGGGAGAGGTGGGACGTTTGCTGCATTACTTTCAAAGGCAGCACTTTGAAAACCCGTCATTTTTTTATGCAATACAGGTTGATACTGATGATAAAGTGAGTAACATATTTTGGGCTGATGATAATATGGTATCAGATTATGAACATTTTGGGGATGTGGTTTGTCTGGACTCAGTTTTCAGAACAGACACCAAGTGTCTGCCATTTGTACAGTTTATAGGTGTAAATCATCACAAACAGGTAGTTATTTTTTCTGCTGCACTTTTGTATGATGGCACTGTTCAATCCTTTGAGTGGCTATTTCAAACTTTCTTGGAGACAATGTCAGGGAAGAAACCAAAGGTCATTCATACTGATCAAGATCCAGCACTTGTTGAGGCAATAAATTCAGTCTTACCAGAAACAGACCATCGCATATGCACATGGCAAATGTGCCATAGTTCTCTCAAGCACCTTCACCATGTAGTAGAAGATACCGAGGCTTTTGCCAATGATTTCACGAGCTGTATATATGACCACAAAGATGAGGATGATTTTGTTCGTGCGTGGGGAGATATGCTGGATAATTATGGCCTTCGGAAGAATGACTGGTTAAAGTGGATGTTTAGAGAACGAGAAAAATGGGCTGTGGTATATGACAGGAATACTTTTTTTGTTGACATGAAAGGGTCACATCTGGTTGAGAGTTTATTCAATGATTTGAGAAAATACCTAAGTTCTGACCCAGATGTGCTTCATTTCTTTAAGCATTTTGAAAGGGTGGTAGATGAGCAACGTTGCAAAGAAATAGAAGCTAGTGTTGAAATGAACCGTTGTATTCCAAGACTGATGGGAAATGTGATTTTGTTAAGGCATGCAAGTAATGTTTACACTCCAAGAGCATTTCAAGTATTTCAGCGAGGATACGAGAAGTCTTTAGATATTGTTGTTAATCAATGCAGTGAGAATGACTCATTGTTTGAGTACAAAACCAACATATTTGGTAAAAGTACGGAGCACACAGTTACATTCAACTCTTCTGATGACATAGTCATTTGCAGTTGTAAGAAATTTGAGTCTGTTGGGTTTCTGTGTAGCCATGCTCTTAAAGTGCTTGATCACCGCAATATAAAGGTTCTCCCCTCCAAATATATCTTGAAGAGATGGACCAAAGATGCAAGGTTAGGGAGTGCAAGAGTGAGTGATGCCATCAGTGATAACCCTAAGCTTATTGTGGGAAGCCGTTACAAAATTCTGTGCCACCGGATTCTTATGTTACCAGCCAGGGCTTCTGAATCTGAGGAGGCTTTTCAGTTTGCTGTTAGACAACTTGATCAAGTGATGGAAGGTGTGGAGAAAATCTTAACATTAAGTCCTGAGGATGCTCAAGCTTTCACTTCAAGTCGCACGGCTGCAAATGTTTCTGATACTGAACATGCAAAGATTTTTCTAGATGAGTTTGGAATCGATAATCAGGATGACAATAGAGTAAAAGGAGCCGAGGAAAAGGATGGAGCCGTTCTAGACAGAGGTCCATTAACAAATGTTAATGGCGAATACAATGCATCCATACAAAATACTGGTTCCTGCATTTCAAGTCTGCTATTGTACGCCTCACCTCAAGCTGCAACGGAAAATGCTATTATCCAG GGTTTGTACAATTTTGAAACGAACCAGGTGGTTCAGTGCATGCACGAACAAGATAACCTGGTGATAAACCAGCAAACTGATCCTAACATGTTCTTTTCTAATGAACATGATTCACCTGGTCATTCTCAACTACTGGAG GAACCTCTGATCAATGGTGTGTACCAAGAGCCCGTATCAAGCACCCCTGAAGTGAGGCAG GCAATGGATCTCGATGTCCAAACTCCATCGTCGTTCCTGGTTTTTGATGGCAGGTAG
- the LOC103440323 gene encoding protein IQ-DOMAIN 24-like isoform X2: MGFFGRLFGCKRFKNNPYPTTKHTNKEKSQKTTTSGSNKHKLGASASADAAQGWADLDANKHAIAVAAATAAVAEAALAAAHAAAEVVRLTNGAPPGTSSQVSLPGAAPSIVRRHLAAVKIQSAFRRYLARRALRALKSLVKLQALVRGRIVRKQSADMLRRMQTLVRVQARARASQSLMHSSSKSSLSDHPPESPDKTGYQHRVYSGKFDGPSILQRCRSNSNVRDATNLDRRRLASGWLDQWMEEGTWDNRRDGSLRYEHSDDVKVDKILEVDTWKPHLGSQRRPPAFQTAHRVVSSDHYNPNFMTYDSPSKRSTKGSNLNPSQASINAVSMRYLKYPLATDEAAFRTAPNSPQAFSASCRPGSSGRRGHHFTPARSECSWGFFNGYASHPNYMANTESSRAKVRSQSAPRQRLEFEKYGLTKKSVPESWNAGTHSDTSFAEDGDLRNKAFSSSSRLNRVGSSNLR, from the exons ATGGGCTTTTTCGGGCGACTCTTCGGCTGCAAACGCTTCAAAAACAACCCTTATCCGACCACCAAGCACACCAACAAGGAAAAGAGTCAAAAGACTACTACTTCTGGGTCTAACAAGCACAAGCTCGGTGCCTCCGCGTCAGCAGATGCTGCTCAAGGATGGGCGGACCTGGACGCCAACAAGCACGCGATAGCTGTAGCCGCCGCTACGGCAGCCGTCGCTGAGGCTGCTCTCGCGGCGGCTCATGCGGCGGCTGAGGTCGTTCGCCTCACTAATGGTGCTCCACCGGGGACCTCCTCGCAAGTTAGCCTGCCCGGGGCGGCGCCTTCAATCGTCCGACGACATCTCGCAGCCGTGAAGATACAGTCGGCTTTCCGGCGATACCTG GCAAGAAGGGCCCTGAGAGCACTCAAATCACTGGTGAAGCTTCAAGCTTTGGTGAGAGGCCGCATTGTGAGAAAGCAATCGGCAGACATGCTCAGGCGTATGCAGACACTGGTCCGAGTCCAAGCCCGAGCCCGTGCTAGTCAATCACTCATGCATTCTAGCAGTAAATCCTCCCTATCGGATCACCCG CCAGAAAGCCCTGACAAAACTGGATACCAGCACCGCGTTTATAGCGGCAAATTTGACGGGCCCTCAATACTGCAG AGATGCCGTTCAAATTCAAACGTAAGGGACGCCACAAATCTAGACAGAAGACGGCTGGCATCAGGTTGGTTAGACCAGTGGATGGAAGAAGGTACATGGGACAACCGCCGAGATGGTTCGCTGAGATATGAGCACTCAGATGATGTGAAGGTTgacaaaattcttgaagtagATACTTGGAAGCCTCACTTGGGTTCCCAACGTAGACCCCCAGCCTTTCAAACAGCACATCGCGTTGTGTCTTCAGATCATTACAACCCAAACTTTATGACATATGACTCTCCATCAAAACGCTCGACAAAAGGATCAAACCTCAATCCAAGTCAAGCTTCTATCAACGCTGTTTCAATGCGATATCTGAAATATCCCTTGGCAACGGATGAAGCAGCTTTTAGGACCGCCCCGAACAGCCCACAAGCATTTTCTGCCTCCTGTAGACCTGGAAGCAGTGGTAGAAGAGGTCATCACTTCACGCCAGCAAGGAGTGAGTGCTCGTGGGGCTTCTTTAATGGGTATGCCAGTCACCCTAACTACATGGCTAACACGGAATCATCCCGAGCTAAGGTCAGGTCACAAAGTGCCCCTAGGCAAAGACTTGAGTTTGAGAAATATGGTTTGACCAAGAAGTCTGTTCCGGAGTCTTGGAATGCAGGAACTCATTCAGATACGAGCTTCGCTGAAGATGGTGACCTCCGAAATAAAGCCTTTTCCAGCTCCAGCCGCCTGAATAGAGTTGGAAGCTCCAATCTGCGGTGA
- the LOC103440323 gene encoding protein IQ-DOMAIN 23-like isoform X1, producing MGFFGRLFGCKRFKNNPYPTTKHTNKEKSQKTTTSGSNKHKLGASASADAAQGWADLDANKHAIAVAAATAAVAEAALAAAHAAAEVVRLTNGAPPGTSSQVSLPGAAPSIVRRHLAAVKIQSAFRRYLARRALRALKSLVKLQALVRGRIVRKQSADMLRRMQTLVRVQARARASQSLMHSSSKSSLSDHPQPESPDKTGYQHRVYSGKFDGPSILQRCRSNSNVRDATNLDRRRLASGWLDQWMEEGTWDNRRDGSLRYEHSDDVKVDKILEVDTWKPHLGSQRRPPAFQTAHRVVSSDHYNPNFMTYDSPSKRSTKGSNLNPSQASINAVSMRYLKYPLATDEAAFRTAPNSPQAFSASCRPGSSGRRGHHFTPARSECSWGFFNGYASHPNYMANTESSRAKVRSQSAPRQRLEFEKYGLTKKSVPESWNAGTHSDTSFAEDGDLRNKAFSSSSRLNRVGSSNLR from the exons ATGGGCTTTTTCGGGCGACTCTTCGGCTGCAAACGCTTCAAAAACAACCCTTATCCGACCACCAAGCACACCAACAAGGAAAAGAGTCAAAAGACTACTACTTCTGGGTCTAACAAGCACAAGCTCGGTGCCTCCGCGTCAGCAGATGCTGCTCAAGGATGGGCGGACCTGGACGCCAACAAGCACGCGATAGCTGTAGCCGCCGCTACGGCAGCCGTCGCTGAGGCTGCTCTCGCGGCGGCTCATGCGGCGGCTGAGGTCGTTCGCCTCACTAATGGTGCTCCACCGGGGACCTCCTCGCAAGTTAGCCTGCCCGGGGCGGCGCCTTCAATCGTCCGACGACATCTCGCAGCCGTGAAGATACAGTCGGCTTTCCGGCGATACCTG GCAAGAAGGGCCCTGAGAGCACTCAAATCACTGGTGAAGCTTCAAGCTTTGGTGAGAGGCCGCATTGTGAGAAAGCAATCGGCAGACATGCTCAGGCGTATGCAGACACTGGTCCGAGTCCAAGCCCGAGCCCGTGCTAGTCAATCACTCATGCATTCTAGCAGTAAATCCTCCCTATCGGATCACCCG CAGCCAGAAAGCCCTGACAAAACTGGATACCAGCACCGCGTTTATAGCGGCAAATTTGACGGGCCCTCAATACTGCAG AGATGCCGTTCAAATTCAAACGTAAGGGACGCCACAAATCTAGACAGAAGACGGCTGGCATCAGGTTGGTTAGACCAGTGGATGGAAGAAGGTACATGGGACAACCGCCGAGATGGTTCGCTGAGATATGAGCACTCAGATGATGTGAAGGTTgacaaaattcttgaagtagATACTTGGAAGCCTCACTTGGGTTCCCAACGTAGACCCCCAGCCTTTCAAACAGCACATCGCGTTGTGTCTTCAGATCATTACAACCCAAACTTTATGACATATGACTCTCCATCAAAACGCTCGACAAAAGGATCAAACCTCAATCCAAGTCAAGCTTCTATCAACGCTGTTTCAATGCGATATCTGAAATATCCCTTGGCAACGGATGAAGCAGCTTTTAGGACCGCCCCGAACAGCCCACAAGCATTTTCTGCCTCCTGTAGACCTGGAAGCAGTGGTAGAAGAGGTCATCACTTCACGCCAGCAAGGAGTGAGTGCTCGTGGGGCTTCTTTAATGGGTATGCCAGTCACCCTAACTACATGGCTAACACGGAATCATCCCGAGCTAAGGTCAGGTCACAAAGTGCCCCTAGGCAAAGACTTGAGTTTGAGAAATATGGTTTGACCAAGAAGTCTGTTCCGGAGTCTTGGAATGCAGGAACTCATTCAGATACGAGCTTCGCTGAAGATGGTGACCTCCGAAATAAAGCCTTTTCCAGCTCCAGCCGCCTGAATAGAGTTGGAAGCTCCAATCTGCGGTGA
- the LOC103441307 gene encoding putative non-specific lipid-transfer protein 14, giving the protein MELCKMGSRTLMMIGTTLTLLFSSVTLVSSTEECASVTSLVTTCYTFITYGTPDPFPGSPCCNAMANLKVIADTIENRRFACRCLMGLIATYNPNAYAIATLPDFCQVSLGFNIDPNTDCNFIL; this is encoded by the exons ATGGAATTGTGCAAAATGGGAAGCCGAACATTGATGATGATCGGGACGACGCTAACGTTGTTGTTTTCATCGGTGACATTGGTGTCTAGCACCGAAGAATGTGCTTCCGTGACGTCGCTTGTCACCACGTGCTACACGTTCATCACGTACGGGACACCGGACCCGTTTCCGGGGTCTCCGTGCTGCAATGCTATGGCCAATCTCAAGGTTATTGCCGACACCATTGAAAACCGGAGATTTGCATGTAGATGCTTGATGGGCCTCATTGCAACGTACAACCCAAATGCCTATGCCATTGCCACTTTGCCCGACTTTTGTCAAGTCTCTTTGGGCTTCAACATCGATCCTAATACCGATTGCAACTT CATACTGTGA